From the Candidatus Saccharimonadaceae bacterium ML1 genome, one window contains:
- the dnaA gene encoding Chromosomal replication initiator protein DnaA translates to MRDSLWQSVLGELELSVSHASFETWFKDTELLEYNDKVVTIGVINVFCKTQLEKRFNEQIREVLAHNNLTAPTIQYEVKKEKKKILSRETTHDTAKDNRLRELVATPSPTRGKASHAHETLNPRYTFESFVVGSCNDLAYTACQAAAAAPGTKYNPLFIYGGVGLGKTHLIQAVGNEIIKNDPNMKVAYISTETFMKEFLEAVRFKKAGFSDKYRKMDVLIVDDIQFIAGREKTQEEFFHTFNTLHQANRQIIISSDKPPRSIPTLTERLRSRFEWGMAIDIQMPDFETRCVIIETKAALSGIQLERGTIEYLAQNIKTNVRELEGALNQLLAYAEMRGVPPDTATAEGLLGNVRQSRPQHLTARQIIDKTARHFQIDSKEMCSSKRDKHIVVPRQIAMYLLRSELHMSFPRIAQELGRKDHTTAIHSVDKIERAIKLDFLIREQVVEIREKLYA, encoded by the coding sequence ATGAGAGACTCATTGTGGCAAAGCGTACTCGGCGAGCTAGAGCTGTCGGTGTCGCATGCAAGCTTTGAAACATGGTTTAAAGATACCGAATTGCTTGAGTACAACGACAAGGTTGTTACTATCGGCGTTATTAATGTCTTTTGTAAAACGCAGCTCGAAAAAAGGTTCAACGAACAAATCCGCGAAGTGCTTGCGCATAATAATTTAACTGCACCAACGATCCAATACGAGGTAAAGAAAGAAAAGAAGAAGATACTGAGCCGTGAAACGACACATGATACCGCGAAAGACAATCGTTTACGCGAACTCGTTGCTACGCCCTCGCCAACACGCGGCAAAGCCTCACACGCTCATGAAACGCTGAATCCGCGCTACACCTTTGAGTCGTTTGTTGTCGGCTCGTGTAACGACCTCGCCTACACCGCCTGCCAAGCGGCAGCTGCCGCCCCTGGCACAAAATATAACCCGCTCTTTATTTACGGCGGCGTCGGTTTAGGCAAAACACACCTGATTCAAGCAGTTGGCAACGAAATCATTAAAAATGACCCGAACATGAAAGTTGCCTATATTAGTACCGAGACCTTCATGAAAGAATTTTTAGAGGCAGTTCGGTTCAAGAAAGCTGGCTTTTCCGATAAATACCGCAAAATGGACGTTTTGATTGTCGACGATATTCAGTTTATCGCCGGCAGAGAAAAAACACAGGAAGAATTTTTTCATACGTTTAATACGCTCCATCAGGCGAATAGGCAAATTATTATCAGCAGCGACAAGCCGCCGCGTAGCATTCCGACGCTTACCGAGCGTTTACGCAGCCGCTTTGAATGGGGCATGGCAATTGACATTCAGATGCCTGATTTTGAAACGCGCTGCGTCATCATTGAAACAAAGGCGGCACTATCCGGTATTCAGCTGGAGCGCGGAACGATTGAATATCTGGCGCAAAATATTAAAACGAATGTACGCGAGCTTGAGGGCGCGCTCAACCAGCTGCTCGCCTACGCCGAGATGCGCGGCGTACCGCCCGACACAGCTACCGCCGAAGGATTGCTTGGCAATGTCCGCCAAAGCCGACCGCAGCACCTCACCGCCCGGCAGATTATTGACAAAACAGCGCGCCATTTCCAAATTGACAGCAAAGAAATGTGTTCAAGCAAGCGCGACAAGCATATCGTCGTGCCGCGGCAAATTGCAATGTACCTGCTGCGCAGCGAGCTGCATATGAGTTTTCCGCGCATCGCCCAAGAGCTCGGGCGCAAAGATCATACCACTGCAATTCATTCGGTCGACAAAATTGAGCGGGCGATTAAACTTGATTTCTTGATTCGCGAACAAGTCGTTGAAATTCGGGAGAAATTGTATGCGTAA
- the dnaN gene encoding Beta sliding clamp encodes MELSVTQENFARALSIVGRVASNRTGLPILGNILLRTDGTRLLVAATNLEIAATCYVGAKIVKQGDITLPARLVSEYVSSLPKGTIELSSKGTSMTISSGNYSSIMTGVDATEFPELPSIDEKQAVTYTIAEADFKQAISQTIITTSNDTSRPVLTGVYWHTDGGQLYLAGTDGYRLAQRRLFETTSEIAAIVPTTSLQEVLRTISDATESVEVLFDDTQVRFRVGEAEITSRLIEGSYPNYQQLIPKTSDVTATLASGEFSRIVKVASLFARDSGGSVTVTIDSEKQQLSIHSIASELGENTSTASAEVAGDGNITLNSRYIADALNVIDGDPVQFRFSGKLSPCVLTAAEEAPNYTHIIMPLKS; translated from the coding sequence ATGGAACTTTCAGTCACACAAGAAAATTTCGCACGCGCATTGTCGATTGTTGGCCGCGTTGCAAGTAATCGAACCGGCTTACCGATTCTCGGCAATATTTTGTTACGCACTGATGGCACACGGCTATTAGTGGCAGCAACGAATCTTGAAATTGCAGCGACGTGCTATGTTGGCGCAAAAATCGTAAAGCAAGGCGACATTACCTTGCCTGCTCGTCTCGTTAGCGAATACGTTAGTAGCTTACCAAAAGGCACAATTGAATTATCAAGCAAAGGAACGTCAATGACAATCTCATCTGGTAATTATTCGTCAATTATGACGGGCGTTGACGCGACGGAGTTCCCTGAGCTGCCATCAATTGATGAAAAGCAAGCTGTTACGTACACTATTGCCGAAGCTGATTTCAAGCAAGCGATTAGTCAAACGATTATTACGACAAGTAATGATACGTCGCGGCCAGTGCTAACCGGGGTGTATTGGCACACCGATGGCGGACAGTTATATTTGGCGGGTACAGACGGGTATCGTTTAGCGCAGCGCCGCTTATTTGAAACAACAAGTGAGATTGCGGCAATCGTGCCAACAACAAGTTTACAGGAAGTGCTACGGACGATTTCAGATGCAACTGAGTCGGTTGAAGTGCTGTTTGACGATACGCAGGTGCGATTTCGTGTCGGTGAAGCAGAGATTACGAGTCGGCTGATTGAAGGTAGCTACCCGAATTACCAGCAGCTAATTCCAAAAACATCTGACGTAACTGCAACGCTTGCGAGCGGCGAATTTTCGCGCATTGTAAAGGTTGCTAGCCTATTCGCACGCGATTCCGGCGGGAGCGTTACGGTGACGATTGACAGTGAAAAGCAGCAGCTTAGTATTCATTCGATTGCGAGCGAACTCGGCGAAAATACAAGCACAGCAAGCGCCGAGGTTGCAGGCGATGGCAATATTACGCTAAATTCGCGCTACATCGCTGACGCACTCAACGTGATTGATGGCGATCCTGTCCAGTTTCGATTTAGCGGTAAGTTGTCGCCATGCGTACTAACTGCCGCCGAAGAAGCGCCGAATTACACCCATATCATTATGCCGCTTAAGAGCTAG
- the recF gene encoding DNA replication and repair protein RecF, translated as MRIIRLTVQNIRVHDTKTLDFVTNPTLITGANGSGKTSLIEAIYIALRGKSFRGSDLAVCRYGTDFYRIMLETDIFTYRVQYGTVGARKTRQFIIDDKKYARLPYKLKYPIVLFEPEDLRIINGSPQRRRQLVDTLIQQYDPHYSSQLSRYERALQQRNKLLKDPSVTRDVLFPWDVLLSDYGAAIIAKRQAVAAIFHERITALYRQIAHNDDSVSIAYSHNDTVTSQQLLRQYEEKFDYDRAAGATSAGPHRHDIHIIFNHVPAIQAASRGECRTIVLAMKFIEAEYIEQQSGMPPIILLDDVFGELDEQRQHALLAEFRENQVVMTSTVDVH; from the coding sequence ATGCGCATTATCCGGCTAACAGTCCAAAATATCCGCGTACACGACACGAAGACGCTTGATTTCGTAACAAATCCGACGCTGATAACGGGTGCAAATGGCAGCGGCAAAACGTCGCTCATTGAAGCAATCTATATTGCATTGCGTGGCAAATCGTTCCGTGGCAGTGACCTGGCAGTATGCCGCTACGGGACGGATTTTTACCGTATCATGCTTGAAACTGATATATTTACCTATCGTGTCCAGTACGGTACGGTCGGCGCTCGTAAGACTCGCCAGTTTATCATTGATGATAAAAAATATGCGCGCTTGCCCTATAAACTAAAGTATCCAATCGTATTATTTGAGCCAGAAGACCTACGGATTATTAACGGTTCGCCGCAGCGCCGCCGCCAGCTTGTTGATACGCTGATTCAACAATACGATCCGCATTATAGCAGCCAGCTTAGCCGGTATGAGCGCGCTTTGCAGCAGCGAAATAAGCTATTAAAAGATCCTAGCGTGACGCGCGATGTGCTATTTCCGTGGGATGTGCTGTTGAGCGATTATGGTGCGGCAATTATTGCAAAACGTCAAGCGGTTGCGGCAATATTTCACGAGCGCATCACTGCACTATACCGGCAAATTGCACATAATGACGATTCAGTGTCAATTGCATATTCGCATAACGATACAGTGACATCGCAACAACTTCTGCGTCAGTATGAGGAAAAATTCGATTACGACCGTGCAGCAGGCGCTACAAGCGCCGGGCCGCACCGGCATGATATTCATATCATCTTTAATCATGTACCGGCAATACAGGCAGCATCGCGCGGTGAATGCCGGACGATTGTACTGGCGATGAAATTCATTGAAGCAGAATATATTGAGCAGCAATCTGGTATGCCGCCAATTATACTCCTTGATGATGTGTTTGGTGAGCTTGACGAACAGCGCCAGCATGCGCTGCTTGCTGAGTTTAGGGAGAATCAGGTGGTGATGACGAGCACAGTAGATGTTCATTAA
- a CDS encoding PEGA domain-containing protein: MSKQYIIRTTVILAVLAVACSIGYNIYLSFEHADKTAITLVTAPTDATAIFTNTATKKVTKGSHGTVYVEPGVYDILVEKKGFNSYKKTQDISKNNTVIAELSPQTKEAVDWVKRHQDQYNKLEAFAGKKSLEYNKSVTNKYPLIGVLPLKDPYYSIGHYKKDNGEPVVVITTESPQYRYIATRRITSMGYKLSDYRIEYKDFQNPLKEKK, from the coding sequence ATGAGTAAACAGTATATAATCCGTACAACTGTAATACTTGCGGTACTTGCTGTTGCGTGCAGCATCGGTTACAATATATATCTCTCATTTGAGCACGCTGACAAAACAGCCATTACGCTTGTCACCGCACCAACCGACGCAACTGCTATATTCACAAATACCGCCACTAAAAAAGTAACGAAAGGTAGTCATGGCACCGTCTATGTTGAACCTGGTGTATACGATATATTAGTAGAGAAAAAAGGCTTTAACTCATACAAAAAAACACAAGATATATCAAAAAACAATACAGTTATTGCTGAACTTTCACCGCAAACCAAAGAAGCAGTAGACTGGGTAAAGAGACATCAAGACCAATATAATAAACTTGAAGCATTTGCTGGTAAAAAATCGCTTGAATATAATAAATCAGTTACCAATAAGTATCCGCTCATTGGCGTTTTACCGCTCAAAGATCCGTATTATTCAATCGGGCACTACAAAAAAGATAACGGCGAGCCAGTTGTCGTCATTACAACGGAATCGCCGCAATATCGTTATATTGCCACACGGCGAATCACAAGCATGGGATATAAATTAAGCGATTATCGCATTGAATACAAAGATTTTCAAAATCCGCTAAAGGAGAAAAAATAA
- a CDS encoding PrgI family protein has translation MAEYKVAQDVEADDKLIGPFSFRQFIYLIVVAGASAIAWGLAQVFIPLAILPLPVILLFGALALPLRKDQPMEIYLAAIVSFHLKPRNRIWSPDGISSLIEIVAPEEIEVKRSKELSQIEAEQRFAYLADIADTGGWSIRHAAQPQTPTTDTSMMPDQYYVAQQTEDVLDDNGDIAHNFDTMISNADAARRERMVQQMQQATETPSSTPSIDVSRQNNTNIPYYNPYPTIHQSTLQPLTDQYNANTPVLADAENTSVNPVSNDIISLANNSNLSIQTIQHEAKRIQDKKDIDGEVFISLH, from the coding sequence ATGGCGGAGTATAAGGTTGCGCAGGATGTTGAAGCGGACGACAAGCTAATCGGACCATTTAGCTTTCGGCAGTTTATTTACCTTATCGTCGTCGCAGGCGCTTCAGCTATCGCATGGGGACTAGCACAAGTCTTTATACCGCTCGCAATATTGCCCCTACCGGTCATATTGCTTTTCGGTGCTTTAGCTCTGCCGCTGCGTAAAGATCAGCCTATGGAGATATATTTGGCAGCCATCGTATCATTTCACCTCAAACCTCGTAACCGCATCTGGAGCCCAGACGGTATTAGCTCACTCATAGAGATCGTAGCACCCGAAGAAATAGAAGTAAAACGCAGTAAGGAACTGTCGCAAATTGAAGCAGAGCAACGATTCGCATATCTGGCGGATATCGCAGATACGGGCGGGTGGTCAATACGCCACGCCGCGCAGCCACAGACACCTACTACCGACACGTCTATGATGCCCGACCAGTACTACGTCGCGCAACAAACCGAAGATGTACTCGACGACAATGGTGATATTGCACATAATTTTGATACGATGATTTCGAACGCCGACGCCGCGCGACGCGAGCGCATGGTACAACAAATGCAGCAAGCAACCGAAACACCTTCAAGCACTCCAAGTATAGATGTTTCTCGACAAAATAACACCAATATACCATACTATAATCCGTATCCGACAATCCATCAATCAACTTTGCAACCACTTACCGATCAGTACAACGCAAATACACCAGTATTAGCTGACGCTGAAAACACTAGCGTAAATCCAGTATCAAATGATATAATTAGCCTTGCAAACAATAGCAATTTGTCGATTCAAACAATTCAGCACGAAGCAAAGCGAATTCAAGACAAGAAAGATATCGACGGCGAGGTATTTATCTCGTTACACTAA
- a CDS encoding ABC transporter permease produces MWDLWRHFTRGNIPWRRFSLLATSTMMAIFVVVATFTQTAYAADATRAKDASTVRYEGDDYRRIDKDSFKTDKKTKDLPIVSSGAFDGYQFVDKDNNLHLILTDDDASKATSGKVVTYSLKDGVYDPSSQSEIKNVSIETGDINVVGECTLMQVGWFVCPLMVFLADRMDSLMNVLSNLLTVRALQTNTTDNPIYEIWEKVRDIANICFIIAFLIIVYSQVTNFGLSNYGLKVMLPRLIIAAILVNSSYWIASLAVDISNLLGLNIQHIFTSVREGLSGYDKIGTDLGWSKLTGVVLAGGGLLGTVIIANGGIAASLTMLIPALVGVLLAAFVALVILAARQALITLCILVAPLAFVAYILPSTNKYFDKWKDLFLTMLLMFPIISFVFGAAQLAGYAIIVNAGDSPIQIIIGLTVQVAPIAITPFLIRISGNVLGKIGGIVNDPSRGLVDRTRNWAQDRAKYQAAKNRAGVPLIDKKNGRLTNNFLTRRSTKLKKAAERTADGLNKAHTSKLNPNSHMNNAIRRQHRKKTRQQTLTAAYESMATNNATAWDNETFGSSSAHSIEGNETARKSEIDNAFYATRHGQDLERRTRSAAIHKTELDNAFDRANHDLTARQHYADIDKTRVTNEFNDSVLGSQVDRARRLVEANKTRIEHNQQAAWDHGAAGSDRQIMQATLETKSSEIKADKAKQRLEKMQTEIVAQGADSEHVINLRGAAPATQTHILQIARDIKSDSLEASVIATAKAQAERQIVENKAKALDENLVRISDVPGGPTKTIVEYAGGIKGVVGERSVVAQAKTERSKFIIDDAKNIEATLNYEVSSNPQALFTLFQNAQTDSERVAYTSIMGKRGGPGATNLRKMVTIMDERLAAGEITRDDLNGYKELVLAQNGNIPKLGKDLEFYFTNAAYGTDDAHPDYAGNVKTFTDISNSVSTWGNLSANAFSSMNIVNQMHGLRILAHKSPAKYERLVANLKASPTIMANMKDAVVEAIDRAPDDPRWFTGADAVSQDELTDFERHVLSEPKITDFRQRDGYDEEAAYWKDKYDKLYANTERMFDDLASRGIADPNQQGRTVDYRTAPEHKPKR; encoded by the coding sequence ATGTGGGATTTGTGGAGACACTTCACGCGAGGGAACATACCCTGGCGCCGCTTTTCGTTGTTAGCCACATCTACGATGATGGCTATATTTGTCGTTGTCGCCACGTTTACTCAAACCGCTTATGCTGCCGATGCAACACGAGCCAAAGATGCTAGCACTGTACGCTATGAAGGTGACGATTACCGCCGTATTGACAAAGATAGCTTCAAAACAGATAAAAAAACGAAAGATTTACCGATCGTTAGCTCGGGCGCATTTGATGGCTATCAATTCGTTGACAAAGACAATAATTTACATTTAATCCTGACGGATGACGATGCGTCAAAGGCTACATCGGGAAAAGTCGTCACGTATTCTCTCAAGGATGGCGTGTATGATCCTTCATCTCAGTCAGAAATAAAGAACGTCTCAATCGAAACAGGAGATATCAACGTCGTCGGTGAGTGCACACTTATGCAGGTTGGCTGGTTTGTGTGCCCGCTCATGGTATTTTTAGCAGATCGCATGGACAGCCTTATGAATGTTTTATCAAATCTTTTAACAGTACGCGCACTACAAACGAATACGACAGATAATCCTATCTATGAGATATGGGAAAAAGTACGCGACATCGCTAATATATGCTTCATCATTGCATTCTTAATCATCGTATACTCTCAAGTAACAAATTTTGGTCTCAGCAACTACGGACTTAAGGTGATGCTGCCGCGACTTATCATTGCAGCAATACTCGTTAATAGTTCGTATTGGATCGCAAGTTTAGCAGTTGATATATCAAACTTACTCGGACTCAATATACAGCACATATTCACTTCTGTGCGCGAAGGTTTGTCGGGGTACGACAAAATCGGCACCGATCTAGGATGGAGTAAGCTAACTGGTGTTGTTTTGGCGGGTGGCGGACTCTTAGGTACGGTCATTATCGCAAATGGCGGTATCGCGGCATCGCTGACAATGCTAATTCCGGCACTTGTAGGTGTGTTGCTGGCCGCTTTTGTCGCACTGGTTATTCTCGCAGCGCGGCAAGCGCTTATTACGCTTTGCATTCTCGTTGCACCTCTTGCGTTTGTCGCATACATTCTACCAAGCACAAACAAATACTTTGACAAGTGGAAAGATCTATTCCTGACAATGTTGCTGATGTTCCCTATTATATCATTCGTATTTGGCGCTGCGCAGCTGGCTGGCTACGCTATCATAGTAAATGCAGGCGATTCGCCGATCCAAATTATCATCGGGTTAACGGTACAAGTTGCACCAATTGCTATTACACCATTCTTGATACGTATCAGTGGCAACGTCCTCGGCAAAATTGGCGGTATCGTAAACGACCCAAGCCGCGGGCTGGTAGACCGTACACGGAACTGGGCGCAAGACCGCGCCAAATACCAGGCAGCCAAAAACCGCGCCGGCGTACCACTGATCGACAAAAAGAATGGGCGCTTAACCAACAATTTCTTGACGCGTCGCTCGACGAAGCTGAAAAAAGCCGCCGAACGCACTGCAGATGGACTAAATAAGGCGCATACCAGCAAATTAAACCCAAACAGCCATATGAACAACGCGATTCGCCGCCAGCATCGCAAAAAAACGCGCCAGCAAACGCTCACCGCCGCCTACGAATCAATGGCGACAAATAATGCTACCGCTTGGGACAACGAAACTTTTGGCAGCAGTTCGGCGCATAGTATTGAAGGTAATGAAACAGCACGAAAGTCCGAAATCGACAATGCATTTTATGCTACCCGCCACGGACAGGACCTAGAACGACGCACACGCTCGGCAGCAATTCACAAGACCGAACTTGACAACGCTTTCGACCGTGCCAACCACGATCTCACCGCCCGCCAACACTATGCCGATATCGACAAAACCCGCGTTACCAACGAATTTAACGACAGCGTGCTCGGGTCGCAAGTAGACCGCGCCCGCCGGTTAGTCGAAGCGAACAAAACGCGCATTGAGCACAATCAGCAAGCCGCCTGGGATCACGGTGCGGCTGGTTCGGATCGGCAAATCATGCAAGCCACGCTTGAGACAAAATCAAGCGAAATAAAGGCCGATAAAGCAAAACAACGGCTGGAAAAAATGCAAACCGAAATCGTCGCACAAGGCGCCGATAGCGAACATGTCATCAATCTACGTGGCGCAGCACCCGCCACGCAAACGCATATTCTGCAAATCGCGCGCGACATTAAATCGGATAGCTTGGAAGCATCTGTCATCGCGACAGCCAAAGCGCAAGCCGAACGTCAAATCGTCGAAAACAAAGCCAAGGCTTTAGATGAGAACCTCGTCCGCATATCCGACGTACCAGGCGGTCCGACAAAAACTATCGTGGAATACGCCGGCGGCATTAAGGGCGTAGTAGGCGAGCGCTCCGTGGTAGCGCAGGCGAAAACTGAACGTTCGAAATTCATCATAGACGACGCCAAAAACATTGAAGCGACCCTCAACTACGAGGTATCATCAAACCCGCAAGCACTCTTCACGCTGTTCCAAAATGCCCAAACCGACTCGGAGCGCGTGGCCTACACCAGTATCATGGGCAAGCGCGGCGGCCCAGGCGCAACGAATCTGCGCAAAATGGTGACAATCATGGATGAACGCCTCGCAGCCGGCGAAATCACTCGGGACGACCTAAACGGTTACAAAGAACTCGTGCTCGCACAAAATGGCAACATTCCGAAACTCGGCAAAGACCTAGAATTCTACTTCACCAACGCTGCCTATGGTACAGACGACGCCCATCCGGATTATGCCGGCAACGTAAAGACGTTCACCGATATATCAAATAGCGTCAGCACATGGGGCAACTTATCGGCAAATGCATTTTCGAGCATGAATATCGTCAACCAAATGCACGGCCTGCGTATATTAGCGCACAAATCGCCCGCTAAGTATGAACGGCTCGTCGCCAACTTGAAAGCCAGCCCAACCATCATGGCAAACATGAAAGACGCCGTCGTAGAGGCGATAGACCGCGCCCCAGACGATCCGCGCTGGTTCACCGGCGCTGACGCCGTGTCGCAAGACGAGCTAACAGACTTTGAACGCCATGTACTCTCCGAGCCAAAGATCACCGACTTCAGGCAACGCGACGGGTACGACGAAGAGGCAGCGTACTGGAAAGATAAGTACGACAAGCTCTACGCCAACACCGAACGTATGTTCGACGACCTCGCCAGCCGCGGTATTGCCGATCCAAACCAGCAGGGGCGAACCGTCGACTACCGCACCGCGCCAGAGCACAAGCCAAAAAGGTAG
- a CDS encoding pilin, with translation MKLNITKERIVGLLAVPVLALTVGSAPAFAASLSISGGANSARGNDQSGCLFGNEPGCEGTDQTPIFKTITNVLLFIIGAISVIMLIIGGIRYTTSNGDQQAVQNAKNTILYAVVGLVIAILAFAAINFVISSFVNRE, from the coding sequence ATGAAATTGAACATTACAAAAGAGCGTATCGTTGGTTTGCTGGCAGTTCCAGTTTTAGCATTAACGGTGGGTTCAGCGCCGGCGTTTGCAGCTAGCTTATCTATATCAGGCGGTGCAAACTCTGCGAGGGGCAACGACCAGTCGGGATGTCTATTTGGTAATGAACCTGGTTGTGAGGGTACCGATCAGACCCCTATTTTTAAGACGATTACGAATGTGCTTCTCTTTATCATTGGAGCGATATCGGTTATCATGTTGATTATCGGTGGTATCCGCTATACGACATCAAACGGCGACCAGCAGGCTGTGCAAAATGCGAAAAATACAATTCTATACGCTGTTGTTGGATTGGTGATAGCAATTCTTGCGTTTGCGGCGATTAACTTCGTGATTAGTAGCTTTGTAAATCGCGAATAA
- a CDS encoding Hsp20/alpha crystallin family protein, protein MARKQNDDLLIEDELAAAFLNDDSMDLAEPVATPQAAATTPAPAANDTNTAWDDQEEDFPGQLAVDVYETDENLIIKARTAGVNKEDLDVSISDGILTISGTLSSGDDTTVSRWHIQECYWGEFSRTLALPVAVKEDEVSAVLKDGVLTISFAKVKQEQAKKIAIQ, encoded by the coding sequence ATGGCACGTAAACAAAACGATGATCTACTGATCGAGGACGAACTGGCCGCAGCATTTTTGAATGATGACAGTATGGATTTAGCAGAGCCAGTTGCTACACCGCAGGCCGCAGCAACCACGCCAGCACCAGCTGCAAACGATACAAATACCGCGTGGGACGACCAAGAAGAAGATTTTCCAGGACAGTTAGCCGTTGATGTATATGAAACCGACGAAAATCTTATCATAAAAGCGCGCACTGCTGGCGTCAACAAGGAAGACCTTGATGTCAGCATTTCAGATGGTATTCTGACAATCAGCGGAACCCTGTCGAGCGGAGACGATACGACCGTATCACGCTGGCACATTCAAGAATGCTACTGGGGTGAATTTAGCCGCACGCTAGCCTTGCCCGTCGCTGTAAAAGAAGACGAGGTTTCAGCGGTATTAAAAGACGGCGTACTTACTATTAGTTTTGCTAAGGTTAAGCAAGAACAGGCTAAAAAGATCGCAATCCAGTAG
- a CDS encoding ComF family protein, producing the protein MKTSLLDIFAPHYCCSCGMIGAILCDNCKNNIIDNRYSGCIACGKPVARHGLCRRCRTPFARAWCIGERANVLKVLINQYKFERARAAKHAIVDLFDAVLPPLPDDVTVVPVPTISSHIRQRGYDHMALVARGFARRRQLSYRAVIQRASNTVQHGVTRAVRLHQARQAFECGDVPPGIYLLVDDVYTTGATVRYAADVLLRAGATEVWIAVVSRQPFSRTANV; encoded by the coding sequence ATGAAGACGTCGTTACTTGATATATTCGCTCCCCACTACTGTTGTTCTTGCGGTATGATCGGTGCAATTTTATGTGATAATTGTAAAAATAACATCATAGATAATCGATATAGCGGCTGCATCGCGTGCGGAAAACCAGTGGCGCGGCATGGACTGTGCCGTCGTTGCCGTACTCCATTTGCGCGGGCGTGGTGTATTGGCGAGCGCGCCAATGTGCTTAAGGTACTCATCAATCAATATAAATTTGAACGCGCCCGTGCAGCGAAACACGCGATAGTTGATCTGTTTGACGCTGTATTGCCGCCGCTGCCGGACGACGTAACGGTCGTGCCTGTGCCGACGATATCATCGCATATTCGCCAGCGCGGGTATGATCATATGGCGCTCGTGGCGCGCGGGTTCGCGCGCCGCCGTCAGCTCTCCTACCGTGCGGTTATTCAGCGCGCTTCAAACACTGTTCAGCATGGTGTAACGCGCGCAGTGCGCTTGCACCAGGCAAGGCAAGCGTTTGAATGCGGTGATGTGCCACCTGGTATATATCTGCTGGTTGACGATGTTTACACGACGGGTGCAACTGTGCGCTACGCAGCTGATGTGTTGCTGCGCGCCGGTGCAACAGAGGTATGGATTGCGGTCGTTTCGCGCCAGCCGTTTTCTCGCACGGCAAATGTTTGA
- a CDS encoding pilin translates to MKYIRTVFGLIATGVVSIINAAHTTAIGGIANGALSARGSDQPANLFGDTGVFAQISSILLFIIGAVAVIMLIIGGLRYVVSGGDASKVQDAKNTILYALVGIVVAILAYAAVNFVIGSFIPSATNLTGGTGGGATGPYGASTR, encoded by the coding sequence ATGAAGTATATCCGTACTGTTTTTGGTCTAATTGCTACTGGGGTAGTGAGTATTATAAACGCTGCACATACAACAGCCATTGGCGGTATCGCCAATGGCGCGCTCTCTGCGCGCGGCTCAGACCAGCCGGCAAATTTGTTTGGCGATACTGGCGTATTCGCGCAAATTAGCAGTATTTTATTGTTTATAATCGGTGCTGTCGCTGTTATCATGCTGATCATTGGCGGTCTACGCTATGTCGTTTCGGGCGGCGACGCATCAAAAGTGCAAGATGCCAAGAACACGATTTTATACGCGCTTGTCGGCATTGTCGTAGCAATTTTGGCGTACGCGGCGGTTAATTTCGTCATCGGTAGCTTCATACCAAGCGCAACAAACCTAACTGGCGGCACCGGAGGCGGCGCTACCGGTCCGTACGGCGCATCTACTCGCTAG
- the rpsO gene encoding 30S ribosomal protein S15 has translation MISKDNKAKAIALTQVNKNDVGSPQAQISILTARIKEVTEHLKSNKHDHMARRGLIQMVGKRKRLLKYLEHTNFDAYKATLETLGLRK, from the coding sequence ATGATATCAAAGGATAACAAAGCGAAAGCGATTGCTTTGACTCAGGTCAACAAAAACGATGTCGGCAGCCCGCAGGCGCAGATCTCGATTTTGACGGCTCGTATCAAAGAGGTGACTGAACACCTAAAATCCAACAAGCACGACCATATGGCGCGCCGTGGATTGATTCAGATGGTAGGTAAGCGCAAGCGCCTGCTGAAGTACCTTGAACATACGAACTTTGACGCATACAAGGCGACGCTTGAAACCTTAGGCTTGCGCAAATAA